Genomic window (Dolosigranulum savutiense):
AGGATCTTTTTACATAGAAAGGGACGTTCTATATGATTAATTTGTACGTATCACCAAGTTGTACATCATGTCGTAAGGCAAAATCTTGGTTGGAAGAACATGACTTAGACTATGTTGAAAAAAATATCTATCATGATCCATTGACAAAAGATGAAATTAAGGAAATCCTGATGCTGACAGATGAAGGAACCGGCGAGATTATTTCATATCGTTCGCAAGCGTACCAAAATCTTGAAGTAGATATTGAGGACTTATCAATGAGTGAACTGCTTGATCTATTCACTGATCAGCCTAGCCTCATTCGTCGTCCGATTATTATGGATGATCGTCGTCTACAAATTGGTTACAACGAAGAAGAAATTCGTTGTTTCCTACCGCGTGAAGTTCGCGAATTAAAACTCGCTGAAATCAGACAGCAATTAATTGCTGACGACATCGCCTAAGATTTATGACCTTATTTCAACTTAAAAAGCGTGGTTTCTCACCACGCTTTTTTCTATGCAATTTATTTAGTTTCCTAAGTTTTCTAACCACTTTTGGGCAATAAAGCCGTGTCCAGCCAAGGTTGGGTGCACACCATCTTCTTCTGTATAATAAGTCAATCCATCACGCATGGCCACTGCATTGATTAACCCATCGAGCGGGATAAAATCTGTCTGATAATCCCGAGCTAACTTACGGATAATATTGATAATTGCATCCAGCATCGGGCGCCACTGATGACGATCTTTTTTATACGGCACCACATAGGGCTCCATCAGTACAACTCGCGCATCTGTTCGCTGATATAACGTCTTTAGCAAGTAACGATATTGTTCCTCAAAACGGTCTAAATCTTCTTGCGTTTGGATGTTCCCTTCCCAAATATCATTAATCCCAATCAGAATAGAAATAACATCCGGATTCAATTCCAAACAGTCTCGCTCCCAACGATGCACAAGATCATCTAATGTATCTCCGCCAATTCCCCGATTATAAAACTGGAAATTCTTGGTCGGCTGATCTGTCAACAACTGAGCAGCCACCAAATGAGGATAGCCTTGTCCTAAAGCGCCTTCATCACTGCGGTTACGTCCAACATCCGTAATACTATCCCCAATAAACAACACCACATCATCCGTCTTCAATCTCATCGTGGCACCCCTTTCACCTTCTTATTATATCATGTTCATTAACCGTTCATCAACCGACATTAATTCAAACAAACACCTTATCTTTCCAAAAATCTTATCAAAAAACTTAACACATAAAAACAAATCCT
Coding sequences:
- the spxA gene encoding transcriptional regulator SpxA, producing MINLYVSPSCTSCRKAKSWLEEHDLDYVEKNIYHDPLTKDEIKEILMLTDEGTGEIISYRSQAYQNLEVDIEDLSMSELLDLFTDQPSLIRRPIIMDDRRLQIGYNEEEIRCFLPREVRELKLAEIRQQLIADDIA
- a CDS encoding SGNH/GDSL hydrolase family protein, yielding MRLKTDDVVLFIGDSITDVGRNRSDEGALGQGYPHLVAAQLLTDQPTKNFQFYNRGIGGDTLDDLVHRWERDCLELNPDVISILIGINDIWEGNIQTQEDLDRFEEQYRYLLKTLYQRTDARVVLMEPYVVPYKKDRHQWRPMLDAIINIIRKLARDYQTDFIPLDGLINAVAMRDGLTYYTEEDGVHPTLAGHGFIAQKWLENLGN